The uncultured Dysgonomonas sp. genome contains the following window.
CGACACGATTACTCCCTTAGGCATTTCCAGGTCGAGAACATCGAGTACCCGTTCGAATGACAGTTCGTCAAAGTAAAGACGGTCACACATGTCATAGTCCGTGGATACAGTCTCAGGATTATAATTAATCATGATAGATTTATACCCCAGTTTGCGGGCTGTCTGTACGGCATTTACCGAACACCAGTCAAATTCTACCGAGCTACCGATACGATATGCCCCCGAACCAAGTACCACGACGGATTTATCATTTTTAAAATACGGCACATCATGTTCGCTCCTGTCGTATGTCATATACAGGTAATTCGTCAAATCGGGATTTTCGGATGCAACCGTATTAATACGTTTCACAGACGGCAGTACATTCATCTTCTTGCGAAGAGTGCGTACACGAAGTGATTCTTTTTCCACATTTCCATCAGGATCTTCTACAAAACGCGCAATCTGGAAATCGGAAAATCCGAGGTGTTTTGCTTTCAATAGTACAGGTTCGGGGATTGCTTCTATACTATTATAATCTTTCAGGATAAGTGAATAGTCGTATATATTTTTCAGTTTTTCGAGGAACCACGGGTCAATCTTAGTCAGGTCGTGTATTCTTTCTACGGTATATCCTTCTTCAAATGCTTTGGCAATGGCGAATACACGCAGGTCGGTAGGGTTTGAAAGTTCTTCATCGAGGTTATTGAATTCCAACTCGCGGTTGCCTACAAAACCGTGCATCCCCTGTCCTATCATGCGAAGTCCTTTCTGTATTATCTCTTCGAAGGTTTTTCCGATAGACATTATTTCACCTACCGACTTCATACTGGAACCGATAAGGCGTGAAACCCCTACAAACTTACTCAAATCCCAACGCGGAATCTTACAGATCAGGTAATCGAGCGAAGGAGCTACATAAGCTGAATTAGGCGTCCCCATTTCTCCAATCTGGTCGAGAGTATAACCTAATGCGAGCTTAGCCGCTACAAAGGCCAACGGATAACCTGTCGCTTTGGATGCCAATGCGGAAGAACGGCTCAGGCGGGCATTAACCTCGATAACACGGTAGTCATCTGTTTCGGAATTGAAAGCATATTGGATATTACATTCCCCTACTATACCGATATGGCGAATGGCTTTCTTAGAAAGCTCCTGCAACATAGTCAGCTCTTTCTCGTCCAATGAACAAGTAGGAGCAACAACGATACTTTCCCCTGTGTGAATGCCGAGAGGGTCGAAATTCTCCATACTGGCAACGGTGAAGCAGTGGTCGTTCTTATCTCTTATAACCTCAAATTCTATTTCTTTCCAGCCTTTGAGTGATTCTTCCACCAATATCTGTTTGGAATAAGCAAATGAGCTTTCACACAAGGTCTTGAACTCTTCCAGATTATTACTGATACCGCTACCCAAACCACCTAAGGCATAAGCCGAACGTACCATAACAGGGAAACCGATACGGTTAGCAGCAGTGATAGCATCTTCCATTGTTTCCACAGCCTGACTGACAGGTGTTTTCACATCTATCTCATTCAGTTTTTCCACAAACAGATGGCGGTCTTCGGTAGCCATAATCGCTTCTACGGAAGTACCCATAACTTCTACGCCATACTTTTGCAGTGTACCGTTCAGATACAGTTCCGTACCACAGTTCAGGGCTGTTTGTCCTCCAAAAGCGAGCAAGATACCATCTACGTTCTCTTTCTTTATTATTTCTTCAACGAAATAAGGAGTTACAGGAAGAAAGTAAACCTTATCGGCAATACCTTCCGAAGTCTGGATAGTGGCAATATTGGGATTAATCAACACGGTATAAATCCCTTCCTCCTTTAATGCTTTTAAAGCTTGTGATCCGGAGTAATCGAATTCTCCGGCCTGCCCGATTTTGAGTGCGCCCGAGCCTAGCACAATCGCTTTCTTGATCTTTTTGTTAATTGACATAAAATTTATGGCTAATTATGATGTTAAGGTCGCAGACCTATTTATTATTTGTCAAATGCAAATACAATAAGCAAGGAAATTGATATCATACCAATATAAATTTCGTCTTTTTACTTATTCTATATATAATTGTGTAAAGATAAGGCTTTTTTTCAATTAATTCCGATTAATAATTCCGGCCTGTACTCGAAGTGCATGGTGTCGTAATGATACCACTTCCCGCCCCAGATAAAGCCATGCTTTTCGAAGATATCTACAATCTGCTGTGGTATACGGTTCTTATATTTCACATCTACGTCTTCTGATGTACAACGACAGTCCCATTGCCAATAGTCGGAATACCTGACATTCAGGTCAATTGCTGTACCGAAACTATGCGAACTCATACGGTCTGTACCCCTCACCTTCCGCCAATTGAAAGTCCCGGCACTACGAAGATAATCTTTAAGTTCGGGGTGTTTGTCCAACTCATCCGAGATTTTCTGAAGTTGCTTATCTACTCCGTTTATACTTGTTACCCTCAACTTCTGATTTATAAGATTGGGACACCATGTGATTGCGACAAGGTTTTGTTGTACTTCGGATGAAGTAGAGCCATACATTTTCTTTAGCAATTGTTCGTTGCGTATCCGCCCGGGGTCATGGTTCTTGGGTATATTCTTCAGTTCGCCTTGTTTGTAATCATAAGCAAATATATCTCCTAAATCGGAGCTGTTTATGAGTTCGCTATGGTTCTTCTTTCCTCCTTCATCGTATCTGATTTTAGAACCGTCATACATGATAAGAGACGATCCGTCATATCCTTTAATCCGGGATGGATAAGCCTGTATTAACTTTCGCACTCCCGAGGGATATGTCCGGTCCTGTGCTCCGGCATAAAGTACGCTAAGTAAGAGAGATAGAGCCAAAGTAAGATAATTTTTCATGTATTTCCTATAATAAAAAAGGATATATCCCGCACAGGATATATCCTCTTCTTATATTCTATCTCTGATTATTTACGAATAACTTCGCCTTTGATATTCAATCTGTAGATTGAATCAGGAACATTTGAAAACACCGTAACGTCTTTACTGAATGTCCCCGGACGACCAGTAGTAGAATAGGTAACTTTAATCTTACCTTCTTTACCCGGTAACACAGGTTCATTTGTATAATCCGGCGTTGTACAACCACAACTAGCCTGCACTCTCTGGATAAGGAAAGGCGCTGTACCTGTATTTTTAAAAGTAAATTCACAACTTACCGAACCGGCGCTCTCTGCAACTTTACCAAAATCGTGTACTGCTTTTTGGAAAGTAACCTTAGGTGCTTTTTTACCGTCCTGAGCTGCGATAAAACCTGTTGATAGCACTAATGCAAACAGGATAAGTCCAATTTTTTTCATATCTCTAATTCTAAAATTTACTAATTAATTCTAATGTAGTTTCTAAGTTCTCTCAATCTAAATAGTTCACAAATGTAACAATAATATCAACTACATGTTTAACTTTTTAGATTATTTTACATTAGCATTCATCTCTCTTGTTCAGGTTCTTTCTAATTATATATCCACATCAATACAGGCTTTCTAGATGCTTTAAGCATCTCATCCACCTTGCGCATCATCTCGTTGCTGACAACGGGGCACCCCTGACTCCAGCCCAAAGGCAGATGTTTGGGATGAATATCATGATCAACAACGGGTGTATGTGAATGCAATACAACCCAGCGTTTGAAAGCATTGCTATTCGTCTTTTCCAATCCATGCATCTTATAGTGTACATTGATACCCCAACTGCTATAGGCACGTGCACCTATCTTATATTTCCCCAGCGAAGAACAATAACTGCCTTCCACATTACTGAATACAGGCTTCGATTGGGTACTCTCCATTCCGTAGCCATGGCAGCAAAGTCCCGAATACCTGATGGTATCTTTAGCAAAATCCCAGACAAAGAAACGTTTCTTGCCCGAATGAATACTGAAATCGATAAGGATACTGTATTCTGTACTGAAACCTTTCGATTTACAATAAGCCAAAGCTGAATCGGCTTTGGATTTAAGGCGGGTAAAAGCTACCAGGTTTTCGTCTTCTGTATTTCTATGTTCCGTCCGATCCACCCTACTATTGCAGGACTTGTATCTGATAAAAGATACAAGCCCAACAAGTAGAAGTATGGCCAATATGATAGAGCCGAATGTTTTCATATGTCTGTAGTTTTAGTTGTAAAGGTCTTTTGATCTCAACACCGCTATTCTTTTACTGTCACCTTTATTCCCTGCGTATGCGATACAAATTCCGGTGCATACATACATTGAATAGTGGTGATTCCATTTGCATACTCCCCTGTACGGTTTACATACACAGGATATTCCAACACATAAGTGCCCTTAGGCAAATGATCGAAGTAGAAATTAGTGGATGCATCTTTTGCCATCTGATAGTATATCAGACCGCCTGCCCACCTTGTACCAGAAATAGTCTGCTGTGGTTCGAAACACGGGGCACGCATATCTTTCAGTTGTACGAAATCCATATCCCTGTCGGTGCGCACTGTAAGACGGACAATCACTTTATCGCCGACTGTGAGTGGGTTGGACTCAGTTATCAGGTTCAAACCTTTTCCTGCTGCCGATACATTTTCTTTAAATAGCTCTTTGCTTACATTCAGATCACCCTTTTGTGATGTAATCTTATCCAGATTTTCGTAATACTGCCAGTACATAGCGCCATAAGCAGGCTGAGAAGAGGAGGCGGTTACTTCCACTTTGCCCATATCATTCGCTATTTCCGACTTATTCCATGTTTGTTTGAAATAGCCTGTTCCCAATTCTTTATTCTCCGGTTGGACAATCTGGCTTCCTACCTTAATTACCGTCGGAGCAGGTTCTGTTGCAAACCAGTCCGTACCCGAGCTTAGCAAGGCACTAATAGCATCAATAGACGCATGAGTGGATTCCCATACCTGTGTACGCTTCTGATTCAGCAGCCAACGTTTCATCATATCCATTTCCTCTTTAGATGCGCCGTTTTGTTCCAATGCATCCATGAGGAACGTATGTACACTGATAGCAGAGAGTGACATAAATACATTGCTGCGATTGTTTGGCCAGTACATGCCCAGTTTGGCGTTCTTAACCGCATGCTCTTTAATAGATTTTACAATCTTGTTTACTTGCTCTTTTTCTCCGTTTTGTTTCAACACAACAGACAGGATAGAACGTTCATACAGGTTCAATTTAGTCCAGTTCTTAGTTGCCACATCTGTATAGAAACGTTCAGCAGCGCGCGCTTCCTGACTAATAGGTATATCACGATAGAATGAGCGTACATAAGCAAATTCGAGCTGATTGGTAGAAATAGTTGTTATCTTTTCCCAGTCTTTATTATATTTTTTCAGGTTCTTGAAATCTTCCACTATCTGAAAGTCGATATATTTCAATGCTTTCATTTGCATTTCCTTTACCTCTTGAGGATACTGCACCTGTCCAACCTTCTGCAAATTAGCATATCCGTAAAGTATATACTGAGTTACCGAACGGCTCGGATAGAGTCCTTTGTACCATGACCAGCCTCCGTCATTTGTTATTAGTTCCGCTAATTTCCTTGTGGCTGCATCTGTTTGTTGTTTTGTATTATTCAGATCGAATAGCAGAGACAGGCGTTGCATTTGCTCTGTTTCGTCTTTGGCATCGAGTACCCAAGGCGTTTCTTCCAGTAAGACAGCTTTCAGTTCTTCATCTTTTTGAAGTTTGGAAACGAGCGTTTGCTTATCTGCTCCCTGTTTTTGCCAAGCCTGTATCATAGACGCTACTTTCGGATACTGGCGAACAATCGAGGATCCCAACGTATTCACATAATAACTCGCAAACCAGTTCACGGCGTTTTCATTCGACGGATTGCTCATAGTAGGCAATGCCTGTATCGCATACCATGCCGGATTGGATGCATATTCCAATGTCAGGCGATAGTTGCTCGCTGTGTTTGATGTATTGTTATATAGTTTATCGAATGTGAATGTGCTTGTGCCCTGCTTCGTTATATCTATCGGCATGCTTTCTGTTACCAGCATACGATTGGATAATACTGCCAATACATGCTGCTCACCGTCACTAAATGATTCGTTCTGAGCGACAATACGGCAACCGATCAACTCTATGCCAGAAGGGACATCGAATGTCCAGTTAACTGACGTAGAGGCATCTTTTTCGAGAGAGAATGTTTGCTTTTGGTTTGCTAAGCCTAAATCAATTACTTTATCAGTTGCAGGGTCAAAGAATTCGATATGCACATCTCCGGATAAAGCTTTATCCGAGAGGTTTGAAATCTTAGTGGAAATACTAGTCTTATCTCCCTGACGAACAAAGCGCGGTATATTAGGCGTCACCATCAGTTCTTTACGGGTAACCACCATCTGCTCTAATGTACCTACGCGTGCATCTTTATCGTGAGCCAGTGCCCTGAAACGCCATGTAGTATTGCTTTCGGGTACAGTAAACGATATAAGCGTCTCGCCTTTTTCGTTAGTCCTCAACTGAGGGAAGAAGAACGCTGTTTCGTTGAAGTTCTGGCGGATTTGAGGAGTTGGAGTATCAGTATCCTTTTTAAAGCCAATATCTAACAGATCTTCTACGCCTCCTGCCGAATCGGCGAGGACAACAGATTCGTTAAGCATTCCCTGTGGTGCAGCAACAGATGCTACGCCTCTAATCATTATTCCATTTTCAGCCCTCACTCTAGAAACCGAACCGGTCATCAGCTTTGCCTTATGAGTACCATATCCGACAACAACAACTTCATCATCAGAATAATTCAGATATTGCTGAGGAATATCTCCCAATGAATTATTCCGCCCATATGAATAAATGTAACCGAACCAATTGATAACATCCTTCGTTCTTTCAGGAATAGATATATCATATTGAGCCTCATAATGGAAATTAAACCATCGGCTATAATCATTACTATACCACGGGAAACTGTAATTTACAGGCGTTACATATTCCCTGCTTGTATAAGGACGGTTAAATGACCATGCCGTATACGGATACAGCTTATCCAGCGAAGTGTCATACATAGAAGCCAACAGTTCGGCCAAAGCGGGTTGGTTTGTTATATCCTTCACGCTTATAGTCCATGTTTCGGCCTGTCCCGGACGAAGTTTATCGCGGAATACTTCCAGTTTTATATTCAACTGTGTATCCGGCAAATCTGTTTTCTTGTATAATGAAGCCTCTTTGTTATAAAGTTTACCATCCCTCACCGATGTGAATGTCATTTTCAATTCATCGCCGTACTCATCTTTGTAAGGCACAGTGAATCTCTGGTTCGCATCACTAAGTTTTACGAAACGTTTTTCAAATACTTTCTTATTATTATACAACTGATAAAGGATATATGAATCTTTTTCAGATGAACCAAATATAACTTCGCCCGGCTTGTCTTTCCCAAATAACAGATTCTTTGTTATCAGCCATTCATTTGTCTTTATAGGCGGTTTCTTATCAGCATACGAATAAAGCACGAAATTCTGCTTTTCGCTTACTTCATTTCCTTTACTATCCAATGCTTTCACCTGCAACTGATACTTGCCCGATGCTAATGTTTTCAATCTGGCTTTCAGTTCGGTCTGTTCTCCTGTTTTGAATGAGCCGGACAATGCTTTGCTTTTTATAGAATCATTATCATCCAACGCGTATATTTCATAAGTCCCCGAAGTTTCTATATCCTGCGCCTGCAAATTACGGGCAGCGATTTTGAGTTCGTAGTCGCTTGTTTTCTCTATCTGTTGCGGTATATCGATATTGATTACCATCGACACATTCCCTACGGTTAGAGTATAAGTGTTCGACTGTGTTTCGCCATTCACATCCGTAACCGTAGCTGTAATGTTGAATGTATATATCTGCTTGTCATTGATGGAACGCAGAAGCGCCCTGTTACCGTCTCCGGCTTCGGGGGTAAATGTAATTTCGAACGAACCGTCGTCGTTTGTCTTCACTATGCCATCGGTAAAAGGTGTAGTGTTGCCTGAAGGCCAATACCAGAAGCTAAACTGCTCACGGCTTATATTGTATTTCACATCGGCACCCTGTAAACTGATGCCTGAGAAATTTTTGGCATAGCCTTTCAGCGTCACCTCTTCTCCGAATGTATAGGTTTTATCTACTTTATCGAAGGTGATTTCGAAGGTAGGGCGTTTGTATTCTTCTACATTAAAATAGGCAGAAGCGTCGTCTATCTCGATATGATATCCTCCCAAAAGGCCTGTTTGCGGCAAAATAAATTCGCCGGATATAGAGCCGAATTCATTTGTTATTATTTCCTTTACAGCGATAGATTCACCGTTTGCATTATATAATTCTACGGTGTATTCTTTATTCGCCAGCAATTTAGAACCATTATCTATGGCTATTGCTTTGAAATAAACGGTCTGGCCCGGACGGTAAATACTCCTGTCCGTAAATATACTGATGGCCTCTTCATCTCCGTCTTGCTGATTCTGATTCCATCTGTAATCCTGAGCTGTTAGGGTTTCTGCCCGCAAGCAGGAATCAGCTCCTAATTCAACCTTATATGTAGCAATGTTATAACGGTACTGATCTGTACTGACCGTCTTATCATTGTAAACGGCAAGCCCCAAAGCATCTGTTTTAAGTATTGTTATTAACTTCTGAGCAGTTTTACTATTGGGATATTCATAGGTATATATTTTAACTGTGGCATCTTTTACCGGTTTGCCTGTCATACGGTCTACTACGAGTATTTCGTATTCATCTTTAGCGCTGTTACGGGATAAGGCGATTAAAGAAGATACGGTAAAATCGAATGTATTATTGATTTGTAAATTTAAGTTATCATTCGCATTATCATTTTCCAAACTATCTTTCGAACGACTACTAAAAGAATATTTTCCGACAGGTAAAACACCTAAATCTATAGATAATGTGTCCTGCTGATAGGCAGCTTTAGAAATCAGGTTCAATTGAAGATCCTTCACCTGATTGTATTTTCCATTCTCTACCCTATATAATTTGAAGTCCTGTTTTTCTGCCAAAGCCTGTAAATTCCGATGTATCAATGTTAGTTGAAACGGTTGTTTGGGGTACTGTAACTGATTCCCTTTTATTGTCAGGGACGGATATTCCATTTCATTCAATCTGGCTTGAAGTACTTTTGCCCCATATGATGCCGGATATTTATCTATACCTTTCTTTATCCATGCGTAAATCTTTTCGTTTACATCGGCTGATTGCGTTCCGGTATATGAATCTACTATCTTGTTTATAATCTCAGTAGACGCTTCATTGTTCTCATATTTTTTTTCCAGAGCGATGAAAATGTCTAATACTTTATCACCGGATAATGTACGGGAATTCCGACTAAGATAGTTTGCCTTATCAATCTCCGTGAAAACAAGTGTCGGTATCATATTACGGCTCAGTAAATCCTTCATATATTGCTGGTAATACAGATAGATTATTTGCCGCTTATCCGCTCCGGCGCCAATATTGAGTTTAATATATTCATCTGCCGGGGCTGCCAGTTGCTCCAGACTTGCCCCCGTAAGCGTTGCATCATATTCCCGATACCCCATACCCTCTATTCTTTTTACAATCTGAATAGCGCGTTCCATCAGGAAGTCGTATAAAGTAGGATAGTATTTCTGACCGTCAGTACCTAAGAGTATTATATCGTCATAAGCCTTGGTTGTGGATTGTTTAAGCGCCATGATATCTTTTACCGATAAATCCAGGTTCCCGATAATCTTATTCATAAAGATATTACTGCTCCACTCTTTCATATCTTCAGGAACAATATCCTGTAAATCGGTTCGCTGGTTTATCTGCCACTGGTTGCTGTTATAATAGTCGGAATATAGCTCAGCTAACATTGAATGCAACAAAGCTTTTTCTTCCGTATTGGTCGTCTGAGCCAATAAAGCCTGTAAGTCTGTGAAGATGGCCTCACTATCGCTCCTGTCTATTTGTTTCTTATACTTATTTTTATAAATCAGGGCTTTGATCACTTGAGTGGTATTCTTATCGGAAATAGCCTTTTGCAGAATTTCATCTACAGATTTAGCGGCCGATTGCGGAAGACTTTGTTGCTCATAATCTTCTACCTGTTTCCACTCATTTTCATATTTCTTATTTGCTGTCTGTGCTATCATACTGATGCTCAATAAAAAGAACAGACTAATCAATAATTGCTTCTTCATATTATTACGTTTTGTATTTTCTCTCAATATATTATAGACGGATTTTAGGTGTATTATTCACAAAGAAAAGCGTTAAAATTAGTTATGAGTGATAAATAATGAGTTATATACTTTCAAATCATCACTTACAACGTATCATTTACTAACATACATGCCCAACCATACGGCACCGATGCCAAATACACAACTGGATAAGGTATAAACAAAGGCCATTGCCATCTGGTTGTTGTTGGCTAATGTTAAAGTTTCGCTGGCAAATGTGGAAAAAGTTGTAAAGCCTCCGCAAAATCCTGTGATAAGCAGAAACCGGAGATTATTGGAAGGTAAAAGATTTGCGAATAAACCGATACAAAAGCAGCCCAGAATATTGACTGCAAATGTCCCGACAGGAAACGGGAACGGTTCTGATCGCGTTACCAGTACTGAGGCAAGGAAACGCATAACGCTGCCTACTGCTCCTCCTATACTGACTAAAAGAATCTGCTTTAACATAGTTCAAATTTACATGTTTATTTTTAAACAGTGTTAATTAGTAGTTGAATTTCTTATTGTTGTATGAAAATGTTTAATTTTTTTACTACGCGCAATCACCGATCGCTTGTGTTCCTTTTATCCAAAGCCCCAAAAGGAACCAAAAATGCTTTGACGCCCATTTTATAAGCTGACCCATAACGGATTTAAAGGCGAAACGCAAAAGCTCGCTCTAAATAGAGCATAATACGAATCGGTCGATAAGCTCAAACAGGTTTTGGCTCGCCTGCGCTTCGCCGATTGTTAATTCGTTTTTTAGCCTTTTTCGCCCTATGGGTATCCATAAAGCAAATGGCGTTCGCTAACAACGCACAACGAGGCTGACGCATATTTGATAAAGGGCTTTGCTTACTAAGGCGTCAGCATCTGTGCATTAGTTCGGCAGGCGGGGTACCCACACGGTGCAGACGGCGTAGAATCAAACGGGGCGATAGCCCGTTTGTTTGGTTCAGCCGGCAAACCGATTGTGGGTCGCCGAGGAACGAAGCACTCGCTTTTTGCTTCCTTTTGGGCAATGCCAAAAGGAAGGACAAGCCCGGCAGGGCGCGGTAGAGATGAACTGAAAGATAAAAGTTTTTACAAAGAACGCTTATATGCATAAAAAAAACGATTAATGTAATCGAACATTAAAACTCAACTACTGATTCGCATAACTTGCAACTTTTTCCGTACCTTTGTATTGCTAAAAATAATAGAACTAACTAAAATAAGAATATCATGTTTTCAGGTATAGTAGAAGAGGCTGCAACAGTGGTTTCGTTGCGTAAAGAGGCAGAGAATCTGCATATAACAATGGAGTGTTCATTTACCCACGAGTTGAAGATTGACCAAAGTGTTTGTCATAATGGGGTATGTCTTACAGTCGTGAATATCGATGATAAAAAATATACCGTTACTGCTATTAAAGAAACACTGGAATGTTCTAATCTCGGCTTATTACAGGTTGGAGATAAGGTAAATCTCGAACGTAGTATGTTGATGAATGGTCGCCTCGACGGACATATTGTTCAGGGACATGTAGATCAGACCGCTAAATGCGTTGAAATAAGAGAAGCCGATGGTAGCTGGTACTTCAAATTCGAATATGAGTTTGATCGTGAAATGGCAAAGAAAGGCTATCTGACAGTAGATAAAGGCTCAGTAACAGTAAATGGAGTCAGCCTGACTGTAGTCGACCCTACCTACAATACATTCGAAGTAGCTATTATACCATATACATATGAGCATACTAACTTCCATCAGTTTAAAGTAGGTAGCGTGATAAATATCGAATTTGATATAATTGGAAAATATATAAGCCGTATTACACAATTGTGATTGCAATAAGATAATCCAATGAAATACCTTAGCCTCCTTTTTATTTTTTTTATGCCCTTCTTGTCCATATTTTCGCAGGACGGGAAAGGACTGGATGAGACCTTAGTGCAAATGCTCGAAGAGGAGCAGGCTGTACGTAAAAGTATGTCGACTTTCTATGCAGAATGGAGCGGTAAGGAGGAATTTCAATCCAAAAGGGATAGCATTGTGGCTGTCATGCTTAAAATAGACAGAGCCAATCAGCAGTTTATTGCCAATCTTTTAGATTCGGTAGGCTGGCCCGGCAATCTTACTCCTCAGGCTAATATGGCCATATTTATGATTGTTCAGCATTCTCCTGTTGCGTATATGAATAAATATGCTCCATTGATAACAGAGGGATATAGAAAAGGGTATGTAGATTCGGGATTATATGCAATCTTCGAAGATCGTTTCCTTATGCGTCAAAATAAACCTCAATTATACGGATCGCAGATAATGAATGGTTATGTCTGGCCTATTCAGGATTTAGATTTGCTGGATGCCCGGCGAAAAGAGATGAATTTGTCCTCTCATCAAGAGTATCTTGACAGCTTCAAAAAATCCGGCATGCAAATAAATTGGGATAAAGAACTGACTGTCGAAGAATTAATAAAAATATTGGGGTTTAGCCCAAAAGATGTTGAATAATGGATTTTTACGAACTAGTAAAACAACGTCAGAGTACCCGTGCTTATGATACTACCCGCAGTGTAGACCGTGAGAT
Protein-coding sequences here:
- the carB gene encoding carbamoyl-phosphate synthase (glutamine-hydrolyzing) large subunit — encoded protein: MNKKIKKAIVLGSGALKIGQAGEFDYSGSQALKALKEEGIYTVLINPNIATIQTSEGIADKVYFLPVTPYFVEEIIKKENVDGILLAFGGQTALNCGTELYLNGTLQKYGVEVMGTSVEAIMATEDRHLFVEKLNEIDVKTPVSQAVETMEDAITAANRIGFPVMVRSAYALGGLGSGISNNLEEFKTLCESSFAYSKQILVEESLKGWKEIEFEVIRDKNDHCFTVASMENFDPLGIHTGESIVVAPTCSLDEKELTMLQELSKKAIRHIGIVGECNIQYAFNSETDDYRVIEVNARLSRSSALASKATGYPLAFVAAKLALGYTLDQIGEMGTPNSAYVAPSLDYLICKIPRWDLSKFVGVSRLIGSSMKSVGEIMSIGKTFEEIIQKGLRMIGQGMHGFVGNRELEFNNLDEELSNPTDLRVFAIAKAFEEGYTVERIHDLTKIDPWFLEKLKNIYDYSLILKDYNSIEAIPEPVLLKAKHLGFSDFQIARFVEDPDGNVEKESLRVRTLRKKMNVLPSVKRINTVASENPDLTNYLYMTYDRSEHDVPYFKNDKSVVVLGSGAYRIGSSVEFDWCSVNAVQTARKLGYKSIMINYNPETVSTDYDMCDRLYFDELSFERVLDVLDLEMPKGVIVSMGGQIPNNLAIRLHRQDIPILGTSPLSIDRAENRHKFSSMLDQLGVDQPAWKELTSLSDIEEFVKKVGYPVLVRPSYVLSGAAMNVCHDAEELETFLTLAAKVSKEYPVVVSQFLQNAKEIEFDAVAKNGEIVEYAISEHVEFAGVHSGDATLVFPAQKIYFETARRIKRISRKIAKELNISGPFNMQFLARNNEVKVIECNLRASRSFPFVSKVLKRNFIETATRIMLDASYEKPDNSNFDIDWIGVKASQFSFSRLHNTDPVLGVDMSSTGEVGCIGDDFSEALLVSMISVGYNIPKKSVMVSSGDSKSKVDLLDACVMLQENNYDIYATAGTARFLADNGVKAMVVSWPDEEKEHNVMDMMSNHTFELIVNIPKNHTRRELTNGYKIRRGAIDHNIPLITNARLASAFIQAFCEMKETDIPIKSWQEYKL
- a CDS encoding M15 family metallopeptidase, which gives rise to MKNYLTLALSLLLSVLYAGAQDRTYPSGVRKLIQAYPSRIKGYDGSSLIMYDGSKIRYDEGGKKNHSELINSSDLGDIFAYDYKQGELKNIPKNHDPGRIRNEQLLKKMYGSTSSEVQQNLVAITWCPNLINQKLRVTSINGVDKQLQKISDELDKHPELKDYLRSAGTFNWRKVRGTDRMSSHSFGTAIDLNVRYSDYWQWDCRCTSEDVDVKYKNRIPQQIVDIFEKHGFIWGGKWYHYDTMHFEYRPELLIGIN
- a CDS encoding DUF1573 domain-containing protein, translated to MKKIGLILFALVLSTGFIAAQDGKKAPKVTFQKAVHDFGKVAESAGSVSCEFTFKNTGTAPFLIQRVQASCGCTTPDYTNEPVLPGKEGKIKVTYSTTGRPGTFSKDVTVFSNVPDSIYRLNIKGEVIRK
- a CDS encoding murein L,D-transpeptidase catalytic domain-containing protein, whose amino-acid sequence is MKTFGSIILAILLLVGLVSFIRYKSCNSRVDRTEHRNTEDENLVAFTRLKSKADSALAYCKSKGFSTEYSILIDFSIHSGKKRFFVWDFAKDTIRYSGLCCHGYGMESTQSKPVFSNVEGSYCSSLGKYKIGARAYSSWGINVHYKMHGLEKTNSNAFKRWVVLHSHTPVVDHDIHPKHLPLGWSQGCPVVSNEMMRKVDEMLKASRKPVLMWIYN